A single genomic interval of Malania oleifera isolate guangnan ecotype guangnan chromosome 13, ASM2987363v1, whole genome shotgun sequence harbors:
- the LOC131146332 gene encoding 65-kDa microtubule-associated protein 3 — MSNTQNDPLLQVETTCGSLLYELQIIWDEVGESDAARDKMLLELEQECLEVYRRRVDQANRSRAQLRQAIADSEAELAAICSAMGELPVHIRQSDKKSGSLKEELKVILPQLEEMRKRKCDRRKQFLEVLDEIQKVSHELYGSAEYASSMTVVDETDLSLRRLEELQRQLQALQKEKSDRIKEVLDQLHTMNSLCLVLGMDFKQTAGAVHPSLGDPEGNISNGTTEQLAVEIQRLREIKIQRMHRLQDLATTLLELWNLMDTPIEEQQMFQNVTRNVAASEHEINEPNTLSMDFINYVEVEVSRLEELKASKMKELVLKKRSELEDICRRTHLVLEADGTMEYAIEAMESGTIDAAYVLEQIELHIAKIKEEAFSRKEILEKVEKWLGACEEESWLEEYNRDDNRYNAGRGAHLTLKRAEKARSLVNKLPAMVEALASKVTAWEKERGTEFTYDGSSLLSMLEDYTILRQEKEQERKRQRDQKKLQGQLIAEQEALFGSKPSPSKPQSVKKATRVSTGSANSRRLSLGGAMLQTPKPDPLHSTKATPHSRPIKKNDRLHQNDHHQQDDEFAALSAGRRGLDIAVVPVKKHSFGAVNAREFESPMMRKPFSPISSTASSKANTINSLEDLNKTESDTFQKIHPSSNTPISTPCKVSSIPDDENRTPKTFPIPVPTTPSTVSVPMQTAITPAPPTVTCGSSTVEEVPEETEYSFEERRAGFVLPKTQIKPAVQV, encoded by the exons ATGTCCAATACCCAAAATGATCCCCTTCTCCAAGTAGAAACAACATGTGGATCTCTTTTATATGAACTTCAG ATAATATGGGATGAAGTTGGAGAGTCAGATGCGGCAAGAGACAAAATGTTGCTAGAGCTTGAGCAGGAGTGTTTGGAAGTATATAGAAGAAGGGTAGATCAGGCAAACAGGAGTAGAGCTCAACTGCGACAGGCAATTGCTGATTCAGAGGCTGAGCTTGCAGCCATTTGTTCTGCAATGGGAGAGCTACCAGTTCACATCAGACAG TCCGATAAAAAATCTGGAAGTTTGAAAGAAGAACTCAAGGTCATTCTTCCTCAACTAGAGGAGATGAGGAAGAGGAAATGTGACAGAAGAAAGCAATTTCTCGAAGTTCTGGATGAGATACAGAAGGTCTCACATGAGCTCTATGGATCTGCCGAGTATGCATCTTCCATGACAGTGGTGGATGAAACTGACTTGTCTTTAAGAAGGCTCGAAGAACTGCAGAGACAGCTACAGGCACTTCAAAAAGAGAAG AGTGATCGTATAAAGGAGGTTTTGGACCAGTTGCACACTATGAACTCACTTTGCTTGGTGCTTGGTATGGATTTTAAGCAAACAGCGGGTGCTGTTCATCCTAGTTTAGGTGACCCTGAAGGGAATATAAGTAATGGTACAACTGAGCAGTTGGCGGTTGAAATACAAAGACTGAGAGAGATTAAGATACAGAGGATGCATCGG CTTCAAGATCTTGCAACTACATTGTTGGAGCTGTGGAATTTGATGGATACACCAATTGAAGAGCAGCAGATGTTTCAAAATGTTACCCGTAATGTAGCTGCCTCAGAACATGAAATAAATGAACCTAACACACTTTCAATGGACTTCATTAATTAT GTTGAAGTGGAAGTGTCTCGGCTGGAAGAGCTTAAAGCAAGCAAAATGAAGGAGCTTGTTCTGAAGAAGAGGTCAGAGCTGGAGGATATTTGCAGGCGGACACATTTGGTTTTAGAGGCAGATGGTACCATGGAATATGCAATTGAAGCTATGGAGTCTG GCACTATAGATGCTGCTTATGTCCTTGAACAAATTGAGCTTCATATTGCTAAAATTAAGGAGGAGGCATTTAGCAGGAAAGAAATACTGGAAAAGGTTGAGAAATGGTTAGGTGCATGTGAAGAAGAGTCTTGGCTTGAGGAGTATAACAGG GATGATAACAGATACAATGCTGGAAGAGGTGCTCATCTCACTCTCAAGCGTGCTGAGAAGGCACGTTCTTTGGTTAATAAACTTCCAG CAATGGTGGAGGCATTGGCTTCAAAGGTTACAGCATGGGAGAAAGAGAGGGGCACTGAGTTCACATATGATGGG AGTTCTCTTCTTTCTATGCTTGAAGACTATACTATTTTGCGGCAAGAGAAAGAGCAAGAACGAAAGAGGCAGAGG GACCAGAAGAAACTTCAGGGGCAATTAATAGCGGAGCAAGAGGCTCTATTTGGGTCAAAACCAAGCCCCTCAAAGCCCCAGAGTGTCAAAAAAGCTACAAGAGTTTCAACTGGAAGTGCAAACTCTAGAAGGCTCTCACTGGGAGGAGCAATGCTTCAAACTCCTAAACCTGATCCACTGCACTCCACAAAGGCTACTCCCCATTCACGTCCAATCAAGAAGAATGATCGTTTGCACCAAAATGATCATCATCAACAGGATGATGAATTTGCAGCTTTATCAGCTG GTAGGAGAGGCTTGGACATTGCTGTAGTTCCTGTCAAAAAGCATTCCTTTGGTGCTGTAAATGCTCGGGAGTTTGAATCGCCCATGATGCGGAAACCATTCTCGCCCATCTCTTCCACTGCATCATCTAAGGCCAATACTATAAACTCATTAGAAGATCTGAACAAGACAGAGTCTGATACATTTCAGAAAATACACCCAAGTAGCAATACCCCTATCAGTACTCCTTGCAAGGTAAGTTCCATTCCGGACGACGAGAACAGAACTCCCAAGACATTTCCGATTCCTGTGCCAACTACGCCTTCAACAGTGTCAGTTCCAATGCAGACAGCCATAACCCCGGCTCCTCCCACTGTTACTTGTGGATCTAGCACAGTTGAAGAGGTTCCTGAAGAGACTGAATACTCGTTCGAGGAAAGAAGAGCTGGCTTTGTGCTTCCCAAAACACAAATCAAGCCCGCGGTACAAGTTTGA